The Nitrospirota bacterium genome includes a window with the following:
- a CDS encoding PEP-CTERM sorting domain-containing protein — protein MMAGSVDRSWATALTISNWNFDEASVSDGMGILGIQGWSGTGVYGTRNPSSTLFNTGGIDYSGGNVAFVNSGYIYQDISSFNGSLGSLNAGHLYTLNVDVGYQTSIGCPTCSYYIELLAGGTSLKTSSGTGSAGQWNTASLTYLATANGGPLEIRLGTTGDKRTHFDNVRLTNNDTTNGIPVPEPATLLLLGSGLVGVALFSKKKFKA, from the coding sequence ATGATGGCTGGTAGCGTTGACCGATCATGGGCCACAGCACTAACTATCTCGAATTGGAATTTCGATGAAGCTTCTGTTTCAGATGGAATGGGTATTCTGGGTATTCAAGGATGGAGTGGTACAGGAGTATATGGAACACGGAATCCATCATCTACTCTCTTTAATACCGGTGGTATAGACTACAGTGGTGGCAACGTCGCATTTGTTAACTCTGGTTACATTTATCAGGATATCTCATCTTTCAATGGATCACTGGGTTCATTAAATGCGGGCCATCTGTACACACTTAATGTGGATGTAGGATATCAGACTTCAATAGGTTGCCCTACGTGTAGTTATTATATTGAATTGTTGGCAGGAGGTACTTCACTCAAGACTTCATCTGGAACAGGTTCAGCAGGCCAATGGAATACAGCGAGCCTGACCTATTTGGCTACCGCAAACGGTGGACCATTGGAGATTCGTCTTGGCACTACTGGCGACAAGCGAACCCACTTTGACAATGTAAGGCTGACAAATAATGATACTACTAATGGCATTCCCGTTCCCGAACCTGCAACCTTATTGCTTCTCGGCTCAGGTCTGGTGGGAGTAGCATTGTTTAGCAAGAAAAAGTTTAAGGCTTAG
- a CDS encoding asparagine synthetase B, which produces MSGIFGILQRDGGHTAPSVPEIMRRAMAGWEDNSCDVQLDGPAALGQMRLFRTPDARYEMMPHIYSAEGFIFCAAGRVDNRDELIADCELRIVGYEKSDITDFKLLLHAYRKWGEDCPKRIYGDWSLAAWHPRERRLFISRDHYGNTSLYYYADPRLFAFASDRKALLALNPGLIKPIKIDELYLAQVLISWPACHGERTIHTPIKRLPPAHCLTVTHERLDVRQYWLLEETPELRLPRRKDYVEAFRDLFDEAVRCRLRVSNCGGAQGNGGQSIAATLSGGLDSGSVTATAAHFLHDEGKRLAAFTSVPLSDTGIYAGKRFGDELPFARATARHAGNVDLHQISARTISPIQAIRRMLEIYNEPGHAAGNFFWILELEETARANGCRVLLTGQMGNAGISWTGDVFSQPFSLQLSHYGWRRWVKERAKLIAPDLFLKAYRRARMPGDYSWCKSSSIHPDFARRINLREQRLNDPAGNPRTPQERRFQILKPGRSFGGALHARMGAAHGLEIRDPTADARVLAFTISVPDHIFIDPETGMDRMLIRDAMKGRLPDEVRLNRRRGRQAGDLVPRLRACAAEVETALDELAQGPAADYLDVPYMFEVWRMIQTQDTPEAFRKAGTVLTRGIMAGLFVNGFGKWQ; this is translated from the coding sequence ATGAGCGGCATTTTTGGTATCTTGCAGCGTGATGGAGGTCACACCGCACCGTCTGTTCCTGAAATTATGCGCCGGGCTATGGCGGGCTGGGAAGATAACAGCTGTGACGTGCAGCTTGACGGTCCTGCTGCGTTGGGACAGATGCGTCTATTCAGGACGCCTGATGCAAGGTATGAGATGATGCCGCACATTTATTCGGCAGAGGGCTTTATCTTTTGTGCGGCAGGACGCGTAGACAACCGTGATGAGTTGATTGCTGACTGTGAATTGCGGATTGTAGGATATGAAAAATCTGACATCACAGACTTCAAACTCCTTCTACATGCATATCGCAAATGGGGGGAGGATTGTCCGAAGCGTATTTACGGAGACTGGTCCCTCGCCGCCTGGCATCCCCGTGAGCGCAGGCTGTTTATCTCCCGTGACCACTATGGCAATACATCATTGTATTATTATGCAGACCCGCGGCTTTTCGCCTTTGCCTCGGATCGTAAGGCATTGCTGGCGCTTAACCCTGGACTCATTAAGCCCATTAAGATAGATGAGCTTTATCTTGCACAGGTCTTGATATCATGGCCCGCCTGCCACGGCGAGCGCACCATTCATACGCCTATTAAACGCCTGCCGCCTGCGCACTGCCTTACAGTCACCCATGAACGCCTTGATGTACGCCAGTACTGGCTGCTGGAAGAGACACCTGAACTTCGCCTGCCCCGGCGTAAGGATTATGTAGAGGCATTTCGTGATCTGTTCGATGAGGCTGTACGCTGCAGGCTGAGGGTTTCAAACTGCGGCGGCGCTCAGGGCAATGGGGGTCAGTCTATTGCCGCAACGCTGAGCGGTGGTCTGGATTCCGGCTCGGTTACTGCCACGGCTGCGCATTTTCTGCATGATGAAGGTAAACGTCTGGCCGCCTTTACCTCAGTGCCGCTGTCAGATACCGGTATTTATGCAGGCAAGAGATTTGGCGATGAGCTTCCTTTTGCCCGGGCGACGGCCAGACATGCCGGCAATGTTGACCTGCATCAGATCTCCGCCCGAACCATTTCCCCTATTCAGGCAATCCGCCGCATGTTAGAGATTTATAACGAACCGGGACACGCCGCTGGAAATTTTTTCTGGATTCTGGAGCTGGAAGAAACTGCCCGGGCAAATGGCTGCCGTGTCCTGCTCACGGGACAGATGGGCAATGCAGGCATCTCATGGACAGGAGATGTGTTCTCGCAGCCCTTCTCATTACAGCTAAGCCATTACGGCTGGAGGAGATGGGTAAAGGAAAGGGCAAAGCTGATAGCACCGGATCTATTTTTAAAGGCATACCGCCGTGCGAGAATGCCGGGGGATTATTCATGGTGCAAATCATCCTCCATCCATCCTGATTTTGCACGTCGAATAAACCTGCGGGAACAACGCCTGAACGACCCTGCTGGAAATCCGCGCACCCCGCAGGAAAGGCGTTTTCAGATTCTAAAGCCGGGCAGATCCTTCGGCGGTGCGCTGCATGCACGGATGGGAGCGGCACACGGGCTGGAAATCCGGGACCCTACTGCCGATGCCCGCGTCCTGGCCTTTACCATCTCCGTGCCCGATCATATCTTCATTGACCCGGAAACAGGGATGGATCGTATGCTCATTCGCGATGCGATGAAAGGTCGCCTTCCGGACGAGGTGCGCCTGAACCGCAGACGAGGCAGACAGGCAGGCGACCTGGTTCCGCGTCTGCGCGCCTGCGCCGCTGAAGTAGAGACCGCTCTGGACGAACTGGCGCAGGGCCCCGCTGCCGACTATCTGGATGTCCCCTACATGTTCGAGGTCTGGAGAATGATCCAGACGCAGGACACGCCTGAGGCCTTCCGCAAGGCCGGTACCGTGCTGACCCGCGGCATCATGGCAGGGCTGTTCGTGAACGGGTTTGGAAAATGGCAATAA